In the genome of Acidobacteriota bacterium, the window TCGGCGGCGTGGCCGGCGGTGAAAAAGGCAGCACGCTCGTTGCTGAAGTAGTACGAAAGCGCAAAGGCACGCTCTCGTTGTATTCTTTGCCCATGCCTACAGAATCTCCCATCCGCTACGGTTTTCGCACCGTCTGGCGCGAGCCTACGCTGGCGCTGGCGGAGATCGCGTGGCGCTGGGTGTGGGGAGCATCCGCGCTGCTCATCGCGTGGTTCGCCGCGCGCGGCTACCTGCAGTCGCTCACCATCTCCAACTTCGACCAGTTCCGACTGGACTCCGGCAAACCGCAATGGATGGCTGAAGCCATCGTCCACATCTTCAGTGGCAGCGGACCCACGCTGCTGCGCTTGTGCCTCGTCATCACGCCGGCCGCGTTCGTGCTCTGGATCTGCGCTGCGACTTTCGGACGCGCCGCCACGCTGCGCGCGCTGCTGAGCAACGGCAATGGCAATGGCAGCAGCAACAGTGGCAAAGTCCTCATCGGCCGTACGTTCGCCCTGCACCTCTGGCGCGTTGTCATCGGCGCGCTCGCATTCGTCGGCATCGCCGCCTCGTTCCTGCTCGGCACCGAGCTGATGGCGCGCACCGATCCGCCCCAGCCGCTCTTCTTCATGGCCGTCTTCTTTCCGCTCGCCATCGTGTTCACCGTGCTGCGCTCGCGCATCAACTGGCTCCTGCTGCTGGCCAACATCTATGCGGCGGCGGGGAAGCGCGCGGGCGCGGGATTCGGAGAAGCCACGCGCATCTTCAAGCGCCGCTCCGGCGAGTTCGTGGGCGTGGGGACGGTCGTCGGCCTGTTCCGCCTCATGCTGACGGGAGCGGTCACCCTGCTCACCTTCGCGTTGCTGCCCGGCGTCGGCAAGCTGCCGGGGAAGTTGCTATGGGCTATCTTCCTGCTGATGACGCTGGCGTACTTCGCTGTCTCCGATTGGCTGTACGCGGTGAAGCTGGCCGCATACACGCGCATCGTTCGCTCGGATATCGAAGCCGCCACGCAGCCGGCCAATACGCCCGCGCGCGCTGCTACTCCACCTCCGGTCGCGCCCGACCTTCCGGTGCAGGTCTGAGAGGTTTTGCTTTACAGAGCGAGCGCACTCTGAGAAGCTAGTCCATGGAAACACAATCCATCGTCATCCTTGACTTTGGCTCGCAGTACACGCAGCTCATCGCGCGCCGCATCCGCGAGTTCAAAGTCCACTCGGTCGTCCTCCCCTGCACGGCCTCGCTTGACGAGATCCACAGCTCCTCGCTCGTGGGCATCATCCTCTCCGGCGGCCCCTGCTCGGTCTATGACGCCGACGCGCCCCCGATGGACGACCGCGTCCTCGCGCTCGGCCTGCCCATCCTCGGCATCTGCTATGGGCTGCAACTCATCACGCACAGACTCGGCGGCAAGGTACACTCCGCGGCCAAGCGCGAGTACGGCCAAGCCAACGTCGAGATCCTCGACAACTCCAACTCCGCCATCTTCAAAGGACTGCCGCGCGAGATGAGCGTCTGGATGTCGCACGGTGACGAAGCGGAAACCCTGCCCACCGGGTTCAAGTTGATCGCGAAGTCTGCCAACGCCGTGGCCGCCATCGAGAACCCGGCAAAAAAAATCTGGGCGGTGCAGTTCCATCCCGAGGTGCACCACACCAAGCTGGGCAAAGAAGTGCTGAAGAATTTCGTCTTCGATATCTGCGGCGCGCGCGGTGATTGGACGCCGGCACACTTCATCCAGTCCACCATCGAGCAAATCCGCGCGCAGATGGGCGAGAAGGAAAGAGCCATCTGCGGGCTTTCAGGCGGGGTGGATTCCTCCGTCGCCGCCGCGCTCGTCCACCAGGCCATCGGCGACCGGCTTACCTGCATCTTCGTGAACAATGGCGTGCTGCGCAAGAATGAGTTCGCCAAAGTCCAGCAGAACCTGCGCGACAAACTTGGCTTGAACGTCGTTGCGGTGGACGCCAGCCGGCGCTTCCTCGCCCAGCTCGAGGGCGTGACCGAGCCGGAGAAGAAGCGCAAGATCATCGGTAACGAGTTCATTGCCGTGTTCGACGACGCCGTCGAACACTTGCTCCAAGGCGACCTGCCGCACAACGCGACCGTGGTCGCGAATGAGAAGGGCCTCCAAATCACGAAACCTGGAAACGAGAAACGAGAAACGGGCCCGATCGATTTTCTTGTCCAGGGCACGCTCTATCCCGACGTCATCGAATCGCGCTCCGTGCGCGGCCCCTCGCAGACCATCAAGACGCACCACAACGTGGGCGGCTTGCCGGAGAAGATGAAGCTCAAGCTCATCGAGCCCTTAAAGGACTTGTTTAAGGATGAGGTGCGCCGGATAGGCAAAGACTTGGGTTTGCCTGACGAGCTGCTCCAGCGCCAACCCTTTCCCGGGCCGGGTCTGGCAGTCCGCATCCTCGGCGAAGTCACCGCCGAGCGCGTGGCGCTCTTGCAAGCGGCCGACGAGATCGTCGTCTCCGAGATCAAGCAGGCTGGCTGGTACACCAAGGTCTGGCAGTCGTTTGCCGTGCTGCTGCCGGTGATGAGCGTGGGCGTGATGGGCGACCAGCGGACCTACGCTTACACCT includes:
- the guaA gene encoding glutamine-hydrolyzing GMP synthase, which codes for METQSIVILDFGSQYTQLIARRIREFKVHSVVLPCTASLDEIHSSSLVGIILSGGPCSVYDADAPPMDDRVLALGLPILGICYGLQLITHRLGGKVHSAAKREYGQANVEILDNSNSAIFKGLPREMSVWMSHGDEAETLPTGFKLIAKSANAVAAIENPAKKIWAVQFHPEVHHTKLGKEVLKNFVFDICGARGDWTPAHFIQSTIEQIRAQMGEKERAICGLSGGVDSSVAAALVHQAIGDRLTCIFVNNGVLRKNEFAKVQQNLRDKLGLNVVAVDASRRFLAQLEGVTEPEKKRKIIGNEFIAVFDDAVEHLLQGDLPHNATVVANEKGLQITKPGNEKRETGPIDFLVQGTLYPDVIESRSVRGPSQTIKTHHNVGGLPEKMKLKLIEPLKDLFKDEVRRIGKDLGLPDELLQRQPFPGPGLAVRILGEVTAERVALLQAADEIVVSEIKQAGWYTKVWQSFAVLLPVMSVGVMGDQRTYAYTCAVRCVHSEDGMTADVVELPWDVLKRISTRIVNEVKGINRVVYDTTSKPPGTIEWE